One window from the genome of Lysobacter helvus encodes:
- a CDS encoding DUF3667 domain-containing protein: MSDTTITATPDEGMRPEPQQAACQNCGTPLLGEHCYRCGQPVKGLVRHFSSIIGDFLDSVLNIDARVFRTLWPLFSKPGYLSHEYFEGRRVRYVSPVRLFVFLSIVTFFVAQFTLDFSGVKMDGDGNNDAIASAKTVQEVVRNRDATLAELQKAHRDTGDVPGVSVGLDAAATAIRAKADRRIAELKAVKPGDAARNKAPEQDNDEDLSFNGKPWDARTNPIKVPWFPDFANRKLNEMAGHAKENVHRMQRDPNLLKDAVLSVVPSTLFVLMPIFALMLKIVYAFRRRLYMEHLIVALHSHAFLCLSLLLVFLLMALEDALAPALHGVFKFLQVLLWVWMPVYLLLMQKRVYGQGWAMTVLKYCLLGFCYFILLSFGAAFTMLAGLVWM, encoded by the coding sequence ATGAGCGACACCACCATCACCGCCACGCCCGACGAAGGCATGCGACCGGAACCGCAGCAGGCCGCGTGCCAGAACTGCGGCACCCCGTTGCTGGGCGAGCACTGCTACCGGTGCGGCCAGCCGGTGAAGGGCCTGGTGCGCCATTTCAGCAGCATCATCGGGGACTTCCTGGACAGCGTGCTCAACATCGACGCGCGCGTCTTCCGCACGCTGTGGCCGCTGTTCTCCAAGCCCGGGTACCTGAGCCACGAGTATTTCGAAGGCCGCCGCGTCCGCTATGTCAGCCCGGTGCGGCTGTTCGTGTTCCTCAGCATCGTCACGTTCTTCGTCGCGCAGTTCACGCTCGACTTCAGCGGCGTGAAGATGGACGGCGACGGCAACAACGACGCCATCGCCTCGGCGAAGACGGTGCAGGAGGTCGTCCGCAACCGCGACGCCACGCTGGCCGAGCTGCAGAAAGCCCATCGCGACACCGGCGACGTGCCGGGCGTATCCGTGGGCCTGGATGCCGCCGCCACCGCCATCCGCGCCAAGGCCGACCGCCGCATCGCGGAACTCAAGGCCGTCAAGCCGGGCGATGCCGCCAGGAACAAGGCGCCCGAGCAGGACAACGATGAGGATTTGTCCTTCAACGGCAAGCCGTGGGACGCCAGGACCAACCCCATCAAGGTCCCCTGGTTCCCGGACTTCGCCAACCGCAAGCTCAACGAGATGGCCGGGCACGCGAAGGAAAACGTCCATCGCATGCAGCGCGACCCCAACCTGCTGAAGGACGCGGTCCTCAGCGTGGTGCCGTCCACGCTGTTCGTGCTGATGCCGATCTTCGCGCTGATGCTGAAGATCGTGTACGCATTCAGGCGGCGGCTCTACATGGAGCACCTGATCGTGGCGCTGCACAGCCACGCCTTCCTGTGCCTGTCGCTCCTGCTGGTATTCCTGCTGATGGCGCTGGAAGATGCGCTCGCGCCGGCCCTGCACGGAGTCTTCAAGTTCCTCCAGGTCCTGTTGTGGGTCTGGATGCCGGTGTACCTGCTGCTCATGCAGAAGCGTGTCTATGGTCAAGGCTGGGCCATGACCGTGCTGAAATACTGCCTGCTCGGTTTTTGCTACTTCATTCTGTTGTCTTTCGGTGCCGCCTTCACGATGTTGGCGGGCCTGGTCTGGATGTGA
- a CDS encoding DUF4286 family protein yields MVVYEVNLEFDVAIAAAYRAWLEEHITEMLALPGFVSAQVHEVVDPLPTAGRQGLCVRYQVADLGALETYQREHAPRLRADGLQRFGDEGVRTRRRVLRDAS; encoded by the coding sequence ATGGTCGTGTACGAAGTCAACCTGGAATTCGACGTGGCGATCGCCGCCGCGTATCGCGCGTGGCTGGAAGAGCACATCACCGAAATGCTGGCGCTGCCCGGGTTCGTGTCGGCGCAGGTGCACGAGGTGGTGGATCCGCTCCCCACCGCGGGTCGCCAGGGCTTGTGCGTGCGTTACCAGGTCGCCGACCTCGGTGCGCTGGAAACCTACCAGCGCGAACATGCGCCGCGCCTGCGCGCTGACGGCCTGCAGCGCTTCGGCGACGAAGGCGTGCGCACGCGCCGCCGCGTGTTGCGGGACGCCAGCTGA